TCGAGACATTTCCAAAGCTTGGTTCACAGGAGACGATTAAAGCAATAGATATTCCCGGCAGAATTCTAGCGTCACCAGTTTATTCAAACAGAACGAACCCCCCTCATCTTTTATCAGGACCTGACGGGATAGCAGTCGTGAGCTCACAAACAACCGGAGCCACAAAGGAAACACCAGTAGAAGTGAATGCTCCAAGAGTAAATACCGGATTGCCTCTCCCTGATGGCTTTGATGCTGTCGTTCCAATGGAAGAGGTTATACACATTTCAAAAGGCCGATATCGAATCCATATTCAGGTAACACCATATCAAAATACAATCCCGGCAGGTTCAGATGTTGAAAAAGGAGATCTGGTCATGGAGGCTGGACATCTTTTCATCCCTTATGATATTGGTGCCCTCCTTACCTACGGAATCAGGGAAGTCAGTGTAAAAAGCTGGAAAATCGGGATTATTGCCACCGGAGATGAGATTGTCCCACCTGATAAAAACCCGTTGTTTGGTCAGATTGTGGATAGTAATTCCTATGTTATTGCTGCTTATCTCAAACAATTTGGAATCACGCCGGTAATTGCTCCGGTCATTCCCGATGATTTGGATGCAATATCAGAAGAACTATTACGTTTAAGTGAAACCTGTGATATGGTTCTGCTTTTTGGTGGTTCATCTGCAGGTTCAAAGGATTTCACTGCTGATGCCTTAAACAATTCAGGAATTCTTCTGTTTCATGGAGTATCGATGGCACCGGGAAAACCGGTATCATTAGCGAATGTTAACGGAAATCCGGTATTTGGGATGCCTGGCCCTTCGATTGGGGCTTTGATCATTTTATACAAACTTGTATATCCCTTGCTTAGACAGTGGGGTGCACCAATTCCGGAAGGTACGTTTGTCAATGGTGAATTAACTGCTCCTGTATCATCATATGGAGGATTTGATATGTTTCTCTTAGTCTCAGCCCATCAGCATGAAGGAAAGATGTTGATAACTCCGGTTGAACGGAGATTTGGCCAGATGATGGGAGTCAGGGCTAATGCAATTATTCATATTCCGAGTGGTACTCCAACCATTGAATCCGGAACCAATGTTCAGGTTCTTATGATTAGATCGGAATCATCGTGATGAATATTTAGCATTGGATATTATAATGTCATGATTGTCAATGTAAGATCTAATTGGATCTGTTCCGGATAATAAAAAACAGAAAGTACTATACATATAGGCTACATCCCTTGCTGTATTCAACTCCAGTGGATGGGTTGTTCCGGCAGGTGGACTGGATGCCTTTGATGGATCAAATATCAAAGGCGGGTTTAGCGGGGTTAGTGTCCGGTATGAGGGAAATATTGAAGAGATCCAGAAATAGAATCCTGATATAATCGTTGTGAAAGATGCAAGTGATATTCCATACCGTAAAGAAAATTTACAGTTCAGCAATATAATACAGTAAAGAATAATAAGATTTAAGTCTGTCCTGCTGGGCTGGCGACCTGAACATCAGATACAGAATTACCTCTATTATCTGAATGGGCTGCAACAAAGTTACATCCTGATAACGTCTCTGAATCAGATCTTATTCAAGATACACAGGATTTATAAATTAAGTTCTTTGGTTATAAATTATCTGAAGAACAACCTAAAGGTATTATTAACAGAACACCGTAATTTGGACTTTTTCCGTCCCCTTTTTTAACAGTATCTTTCTAATTCTTGTGTTAATTTTTTTGAGGTGTAGAGAATCTTCAATAATCCGGAATATTACCTCCTTTACCCATTATTATACCACTGAGGTTTCAGACATTCAGTACGATAGAGGATAGTAAACCTACAGATAAAACCGTTTGTGCAAATTCTCATCTTTGCTTATTCATTTCTGGGGATAGTTGCTCACCCTGATGAATAATGGTATTATACCAGAAAAAAAAGGATTAATATCCGAAATCTTTAGCATTCTCCGGAAGTTCATGGTTCATAATCCTGGTGAGCTGATCATCACTAAGATCGTAGTTGAAGAATTTTGAATAAAACTCTTTTACTTCCTTACTCATATCCAGATCCTTGAAGAGTTCGGGATGGAAAATCTGAGCCATCCATTCAAGTTGCAATATTCCCTGCTGACCTGCATCCCAGAAGAAAGCACCCATTGGACAGATATATACCTGCTTATTCTTCACAGCGTTGATATTCTGAAACTCAGGTTTTGACATAAATTCTTCTTTTACAGCCTGGGCATTAGGAGTGTTCGATGTTGAACTGGCGCTTGGGTCAGGCAGATCTGGTGCATGATCAATAATAATAATATCCGGATTCCAGGCAACGAGTTGTTCAGGATTTATTGTTGCAGTTGCATTCACAATATCCTTAGCTACGTAATCTCCTCCTGCTTTGGTGACTGTATCACCCATCACTGAGTTTATTGATCTTGTCCGAAGTGGTATACCACTGGTAACATAGACCTTTGGTTTGTCTTTATCTGCTATTGATGATGTTTTTGAGAGAACATTCTTTAATTTTTCATCAAAGTATGTACAATACTCTTCGGCTCGCTCCGTAGCTTCAGATCCTAATACTTTTCCATACAGCCTGAGTGAATCCTTTAAAGATTCCAGTTTTGTAGTATTTCCTGTAGAGCAAACCACCGGGATACCCAGACTCTCCATCTTCTGGGTATTTTTATCATTTCCAAAGTAGAAAACTACATCCGGATTTTCTTTTAAAATATCTTCGACATTTGGATTAGATGGATTACTGAATGAAGGTAAGGAATCAAGGTGTTTATATATGACATGAGCCCACGAAGCATGCGTTTTGTGATAATCTGCACACATGCCTATTTTGTCTTCTGCATCTAAGATGACAATTTTTTCATAAGCAGGTCCATATAATGCCAGAATATTGTCTATCGATGCTGGCAGCGTTACGGTTCGGCCTGCCATATCGGTGACTGTATGAGTACTCTGATTAGTGGTTTGATCTGCGAATGAGACCGGAATTACTGAAATGACTCCTGTAATAAGGCATATCACAAACAAGATTTTCCAAAGCTGAGGTAATTTGATTGTTTTCATAGTTCTCACAATTTAGATTTTTCCCACCAGATCAAGGACCATACCGGTTTATC
This Methanospirillum lacunae DNA region includes the following protein-coding sequences:
- a CDS encoding ABC transporter substrate-binding protein, giving the protein MAGRTVTLPASIDNILALYGPAYEKIVILDAEDKIGMCADYHKTHASWAHVIYKHLDSLPSFSNPSNPNVEDILKENPDVVFYFGNDKNTQKMESLGIPVVCSTGNTTKLESLKDSLRLYGKVLGSEATERAEEYCTYFDEKLKNVLSKTSSIADKDKPKVYVTSGIPLRTRSINSVMGDTVTKAGGDYVAKDIVNATATINPEQLVAWNPDIIIIDHAPDLPDPSASSTSNTPNAQAVKEEFMSKPEFQNINAVKNKQVYICPMGAFFWDAGQQGILQLEWMAQIFHPELFKDLDMSKEVKEFYSKFFNYDLSDDQLTRIMNHELPENAKDFGY
- a CDS encoding molybdopterin molybdotransferase MoeA → MPMSQAVTMMLETFPKLGSQETIKAIDIPGRILASPVYSNRTNPPHLLSGPDGIAVVSSQTTGATKETPVEVNAPRVNTGLPLPDGFDAVVPMEEVIHISKGRYRIHIQVTPYQNTIPAGSDVEKGDLVMEAGHLFIPYDIGALLTYGIREVSVKSWKIGIIATGDEIVPPDKNPLFGQIVDSNSYVIAAYLKQFGITPVIAPVIPDDLDAISEELLRLSETCDMVLLFGGSSAGSKDFTADALNNSGILLFHGVSMAPGKPVSLANVNGNPVFGMPGPSIGALIILYKLVYPLLRQWGAPIPEGTFVNGELTAPVSSYGGFDMFLLVSAHQHEGKMLITPVERRFGQMMGVRANAIIHIPSGTPTIESGTNVQVLMIRSESS